The genomic stretch GGTCGGGAAGCGGTGGTAGCGGACCGGGCCCGCGACCCCCGACAAGAGCCCGCGCACATGGGCCTCGTGGGCGCCATCGAGGACATTGATATGCACCGTCTCCCCCGGGGCGAGCGCCGCCACCGCCTGGACCATGACGGGCTCGACCGTCTCGAACTTGCCCGGCCAGCTTTCGCGCTTGTGGGGCCAGGACAGCCAGGTGCCGGCATGGGGCGACCATTCCGCGGGCATGCGGTAACCGAGGCTGGCCGGTGTGGCAGAGGGCTCGAAGAGACTCAAGCGACCCGGTGGAGACGATGCCAGTGGAGACTAATATGATTGCTGCCGATCAACTCGGCCACAGCCGCAATTGATGTCGATGGAATGCCCCATCCCTGCGGCGTTTCAACGACGCCGGGACAGTCGCTGAGATTGTAGGGCTTGGATCTCGTTTGCACAATGCAGCACCAACCCTGCCCTAACCCTGCCCTGAACGACCCTTGCTCGAGTAGGAGCGATCCATGGGTGAACGCGCAGCGAGAAAGCCAGGGCCAGGGATCGGCCCTGCTTGGCGCGCCGAGGATGCAACAACAGGATGTTGCCGGCCAATCCATGGGTGGATGCTTCACACTGGAAGGCGCCGTTCCACTCCAGACCATCCTGCCAGCCAAGGTGACTGACCGGCACCGGGGCTCGCGTCCCGGCGCCCGGGTGCTCGTCTTTGCGTCACCGTAAAGCCCCGACAGCCACCCGCAACCCGGTCGAGGCCAGCCCAAACGCCCCTTCCCGCCCCCGCGCGGACCCCCCAATCACCGACCGACCGTCCGACGCAACAGTACCGGTTGCAAAACCGCGCTGAAATTCCTATTCTTCCCTTGAAACTCCTATCCTTCCTTTTCTTCGTCGAGGACGAAAAGGAGAGCCGGCGCTTCGTCAGACACGCGCTGGAGACGGAGGACTATCCGTTGTTCGAGGCACAGAGCCTGCAATTCTATAACGTTTAGCACTGCAGGCCGGGCTCTTCTACCGCACCGGCATTCCGGCTTGTGTGGCGTGCGCGTCAAGATCGCCGAACCCGCCGAGGTGTCTACTGCCCGAACGCCGGCTTGACGCATTCCGAAGTCAGGCATATGCTTGGCCTATGTCAACTGCCGGAGACGAGTCCATGCCAAACCCACCCACCCAACGCCATGCCCGCCTATTTCGCAACGGACGCAACCAGGCCTTGCGCATCCCGCGCGAATTCGAGCTGCCAGGAGATGAAGTCATCATCCACAAGGACGGCCACCGGCTCATCGTGGAGCCGGTGAAGCGGCCCAATACACTGGCCGAGTTGCTGGCCTCGTGGGAGCCTCTGGATGAGGAGTTTCCGGAGATCGAGGACCCGCCGGTCAATTCCGAGGATATATTCTGATATGGCGGAGCCGCACTATTTGCTGGACACGAACGTGTTGTCGGCCGTGGTGAAGCGACCCCGGGACGAGCCGGCGCGCCGCATCGCGGCCATGAATCGCGGAGAGTATTGCACCAGCATCGTGGTAGCGTGCGAATTACGCTACGGCGTCCGCAAGAAGGGCTCGCAGGGTCTGGCCGCCAAGGGGGAGCAACTTCTGGCGAGCATCGACGTCCTGCCGCTCGAAGCCGGTATTGACCATCACTATGCGGAGATGCGGGTAGCGCTTGAGCGCATCGGTCAGCCGATTGGCCACAACGACCTGTTCATCGCCGCCCACGCGCGCGCCCTGGGCTTGACACTGGTCACCGACAACATGCGCGAATTTTCCCGAGTACCGGGCCTTGTGGTAGAGAACTGGCTGGCGGCGGATGTCTGAATACCTGCACATCGAGAAGCCCTTCCTCGACCAGCTCGCCGCGCTCGGCTGGACGGTAATCGACCAGGGGCAGGGATGCATCTCCTCCGATCCGGCGACGAGCCTGCGGGGGAGCTTCCGCGAGTGGTTGTTGCCCGAGGTGTT from Pseudomonadota bacterium encodes the following:
- a CDS encoding AbrB/MazE/SpoVT family DNA-binding domain-containing protein; translation: MPNPPTQRHARLFRNGRNQALRIPREFELPGDEVIIHKDGHRLIVEPVKRPNTLAELLASWEPLDEEFPEIEDPPVNSEDIF
- a CDS encoding type II toxin-antitoxin system VapC family toxin; this encodes MAEPHYLLDTNVLSAVVKRPRDEPARRIAAMNRGEYCTSIVVACELRYGVRKKGSQGLAAKGEQLLASIDVLPLEAGIDHHYAEMRVALERIGQPIGHNDLFIAAHARALGLTLVTDNMREFSRVPGLVVENWLAADV